A single window of Rubripirellula lacrimiformis DNA harbors:
- the flgK gene encoding flagellar hook-associated protein FlgK translates to MSLFGTIQQSAGALNAAQIGLQVVGNNIANANTPGYIRQQLEQSSSVAIRVGGLLKGSGVRPTGITQVIDQQLAERMFNAKTDLAGAEALQKAYGQLEELSNDLNNDGLNQQFTLFNNALHELSAQPNDSSLRDFVILQADTLSSSIRQSRDDALSRRELWNGDLDQIATDINRLTERIAKLNLEIATIEGGGILNSDATGLRDQRYRDLEELSEYMNLNIQEQESGAVAVFVGGDYLISNGIAREVNAVYNEQHGGNEVRIVETDSPLQANRGILGATTIAIESVFGDYIDNIDSMASALIRSVNEVHSQGQGREGYDSLLSTVVSDVGVPLKDANLSWLPKNGTFDMSIVDQSGEVISDHRISVRMLGQVTDSTVSSIVAEIDAIDGVTASVTREGRIEILSDSPSAQFTFGEDTSGFLAAAGVNTFFTGRTGFDIAVNPILQENADLLAVSKSGIGEDTDTLTDLVGIIDQPLENLGGQSVRQTYERSVSGLGQKISLQNSSTEGLRNFYATLQSQHLAITGVNIDEESIKMISYQRAFQASSRVISTASEMLELLVSL, encoded by the coding sequence ATGAGTCTGTTTGGCACGATTCAGCAATCCGCCGGCGCGTTGAATGCGGCTCAGATCGGCCTACAGGTGGTTGGCAACAACATCGCCAATGCCAACACCCCCGGATACATTCGGCAACAACTAGAACAGTCTTCGTCCGTGGCGATCCGCGTCGGCGGGCTGCTGAAGGGATCGGGGGTCCGGCCCACTGGGATCACGCAGGTCATTGACCAGCAGTTGGCCGAGCGGATGTTCAATGCCAAGACCGACTTGGCAGGGGCCGAAGCGCTCCAAAAGGCCTATGGGCAACTGGAAGAGCTTAGCAACGACCTGAATAACGATGGTTTGAATCAACAGTTCACGCTATTCAACAACGCGCTGCACGAACTGTCGGCACAGCCCAATGATTCGTCGCTGCGTGACTTTGTCATCTTGCAGGCCGATACGCTTTCGTCCAGCATTCGCCAAAGTCGGGATGATGCCCTGTCCCGCCGCGAACTTTGGAATGGCGACCTGGATCAGATCGCAACGGACATCAATCGATTGACCGAGCGGATTGCAAAGTTGAACCTGGAAATCGCCACGATCGAAGGTGGCGGAATTCTAAATAGCGACGCCACCGGCCTGCGCGATCAACGGTATCGCGACCTGGAAGAACTATCGGAATACATGAACCTGAATATTCAGGAACAAGAAAGCGGTGCGGTTGCCGTGTTCGTCGGCGGTGACTACCTGATCAGCAATGGCATCGCCCGTGAAGTGAATGCGGTCTACAACGAACAGCATGGTGGAAACGAAGTTCGGATCGTTGAAACCGATTCGCCGCTGCAAGCGAACCGCGGGATCTTGGGCGCGACCACGATCGCGATCGAAAGCGTGTTCGGCGACTACATCGACAATATCGACAGCATGGCTTCGGCGTTGATCCGCAGTGTCAACGAGGTCCATTCGCAAGGCCAAGGCCGCGAAGGTTACGACAGTTTGCTTTCGACCGTGGTGTCTGACGTCGGCGTTCCGCTGAAGGATGCCAACTTGTCCTGGCTGCCGAAAAACGGCACGTTTGACATGAGCATCGTGGATCAAAGCGGCGAAGTGATCAGCGACCATCGAATTTCCGTGCGAATGCTCGGTCAGGTGACGGATTCGACCGTCAGCTCCATCGTCGCCGAAATCGATGCGATCGACGGGGTGACCGCCAGCGTTACGCGTGAAGGCCGAATCGAGATCCTGTCAGACTCGCCCTCCGCGCAGTTTACGTTCGGAGAAGACACCAGCGGTTTTCTGGCGGCGGCCGGTGTGAACACCTTCTTTACCGGTCGAACTGGATTCGACATCGCGGTCAATCCAATCCTGCAGGAAAACGCCGATCTGCTAGCGGTCAGCAAGTCCGGCATCGGCGAAGACACCGACACATTGACCGACCTGGTTGGCATCATTGATCAGCCTTTGGAAAACCTGGGTGGACAATCCGTACGCCAAACCTATGAACGTTCGGTATCCGGCTTGGGCCAAAAGATCAGTCTGCAGAATAGTTCAACCGAAGGACTGCGGAACTTCTACGCGACGCTGCAGAGCCAGCACCTGGCGATCACGGGCGTCAACATTGACGAAGAATCGATCAAGATGATTTCGTATCAACGTGCCTTTCAAGCATCGTCACGGGTGATTTCAACCGCTAGTGAGATGCTGGAATTGTTGGTGTCCCTGTAA
- a CDS encoding SDR family NAD(P)-dependent oxidoreductase produces MNHSDRPVALVTGGGTGVGRACVLQFADRGYNVVVNYSRSGKDADQTVADAVQLGVDAIAVKCDVSVDTEVCAMIATIQVRFSRLDVVVNNAATTSFVDHGDLDGLTEAMWDRMLGVNLKGPFFVTRAAANLLKQGDGGSVVNVSSVAALTGSGSSIGYCATKGGLNTMTKSLARVMAPNVRVNAVCPGPINSRWILEGNPDWDLNAMVADYPIPKASDPSDIADAVVFFAIGTKMATGQILSVDGGQTLT; encoded by the coding sequence ATGAATCACTCTGATCGCCCGGTTGCATTGGTCACCGGAGGCGGAACCGGCGTCGGCCGCGCATGCGTGCTGCAGTTTGCCGACCGCGGATACAACGTCGTTGTCAACTATTCGCGTAGCGGAAAAGATGCCGACCAAACGGTGGCTGATGCAGTCCAGCTTGGCGTTGATGCCATCGCGGTGAAGTGCGACGTTTCGGTCGACACCGAAGTGTGCGCGATGATCGCCACGATCCAAGTGCGTTTCAGCCGTCTGGACGTGGTCGTCAACAACGCGGCCACCACCAGCTTTGTAGACCACGGGGATCTTGATGGGCTGACCGAAGCGATGTGGGACCGCATGCTTGGCGTCAATTTGAAGGGACCATTTTTCGTCACCCGAGCCGCCGCGAATTTGTTGAAACAGGGCGATGGTGGATCCGTGGTGAACGTCAGCTCGGTCGCCGCGCTGACGGGTTCCGGTTCGTCGATCGGATACTGTGCCACCAAAGGCGGCTTGAATACGATGACCAAGTCGCTGGCACGAGTGATGGCGCCCAACGTTCGTGTGAACGCGGTCTGTCCCGGCCCCATCAACAGTCGGTGGATCTTGGAGGGGAATCCGGACTGGGATTTGAATGCGATGGTCGCCGACTATCCGATCCCCAAGGCGTCCGACCCATCGGACATCGCGGACGCGGTCGTTTTCTTTGCGATCGGAACCAAAATGGCGACCGGGCAAATCCTGAGCGTGGACGGTGGGCAAACCTTGACCTGA
- a CDS encoding Spy/CpxP family protein refolding chaperone, with translation MSSKLLGVALLVTLVAFPAVAQEGEKGKRKGKAGAQRNAATQLIKVLEPVGLTAEQTEKIQTLGKAADASMKSIREETGLTPAIMKKRMEAMKSLKDSGKKGKELATAVAEASGLSEANLAAIAKMNEARNKFQKSAIALLTDEQKEKLPKNLVRLTKEGNQQGKGKGKGKGKRNKDAA, from the coding sequence ATGAGTTCGAAGTTGCTCGGTGTTGCGCTGCTAGTCACATTGGTTGCTTTCCCCGCAGTTGCCCAAGAAGGCGAAAAGGGCAAGAGGAAGGGCAAGGCTGGTGCCCAACGAAATGCCGCCACTCAACTGATCAAGGTGCTTGAACCGGTTGGCTTGACGGCCGAACAAACTGAAAAGATTCAGACCCTGGGGAAAGCAGCCGACGCATCGATGAAGTCGATTCGTGAAGAGACGGGTTTGACCCCGGCGATCATGAAAAAGCGAATGGAAGCGATGAAATCGCTGAAAGATTCGGGCAAGAAAGGCAAAGAGCTTGCCACTGCTGTTGCCGAAGCATCCGGACTTTCCGAAGCCAATCTTGCCGCGATCGCAAAGATGAATGAAGCTCGCAACAAATTTCAAAAGAGCGCAATCGCACTTTTGACGGACGAGCAAAAAGAAAAACTGCCCAAGAATTTGGTGCGATTGACCAAAGAGGGGAACCAACAGGGCAAAGGAAAAGGCAAGGGCAAGGGAAAGCGTAACAAAGACGCAGCCTAG
- a CDS encoding biotin--[acetyl-CoA-carboxylase] ligase yields the protein MSDFPSDQDRLTTLGDVDSSATRSIEAMLHDGTLGSAWHAEQTSSTNSIALQAIREPGLAPPITPRLFLADLQTAGRGRHGRTWQSDCSSMTLSILLPWEPGTNPQSRLIPLAVGVGIARVIEFELAPVKVSLKWPNDVRCAGGKLAGVLLEASASLDFVVIGVGLNIETAPDLSLQSGAQPTTSVAKIAGRRISRYDLLQPIVAGILDTIGMLADDSVTVVDEFRSRCVLSGKSISFDDGGQRSIGQCVGIDSDGSLLVEVNGELRRIQSGEARLLRIQN from the coding sequence ATGAGCGACTTTCCATCGGACCAGGACAGATTGACGACGCTAGGTGATGTCGATTCATCAGCAACACGCAGCATCGAAGCGATGTTGCATGACGGCACATTGGGATCCGCCTGGCACGCCGAACAGACCTCATCGACGAACTCGATCGCCCTGCAAGCAATCCGCGAACCGGGTTTGGCCCCCCCAATCACGCCGCGTCTGTTCTTAGCCGACCTTCAAACCGCGGGACGTGGACGCCATGGTCGAACATGGCAAAGCGATTGTTCGTCAATGACGCTGTCGATTTTGCTGCCTTGGGAACCTGGAACAAATCCTCAGTCGCGTTTGATTCCCCTGGCTGTGGGTGTCGGTATCGCTCGCGTGATCGAGTTTGAATTGGCACCGGTGAAGGTATCCCTGAAATGGCCCAACGATGTTCGGTGTGCGGGCGGCAAGTTAGCAGGCGTTCTGTTAGAAGCTTCGGCGTCGTTGGACTTCGTGGTGATCGGTGTCGGGCTGAACATTGAAACCGCACCGGACCTATCCCTGCAAAGCGGCGCCCAACCGACGACGTCCGTCGCAAAGATCGCTGGGCGCCGAATCAGCCGCTACGATCTGCTGCAACCGATCGTCGCCGGAATTCTGGACACCATCGGCATGCTGGCCGACGATTCCGTCACCGTCGTCGACGAGTTCCGCAGTCGCTGTGTTCTGTCTGGCAAATCGATTTCGTTCGATGATGGCGGCCAACGATCGATCGGTCAGTGCGTCGGGATTGATTCCGACGGAAGTTTGTTGGTCGAGGTCAACGGAGAACTTCGTCGCATCCAGTCGGGGGAAGCTCGATTGCTGCGCATCCAGAATTGA
- a CDS encoding GspE/PulE family protein — protein MMPTDSLSPFSVDHLDPRSPNYAIDVVDKLIVAAVASDASDVHIQPRAEGWDVMFRIDGVLSAAEPIRSGGDSDPVKRLMVMAGLPTYRSGQPMEGRLRLESTAPDDRASIRLGIYPTIHGPRATIRLLRKSNAYDRLPSLGLADDVAANLTDLCRQTDGAILLSGPAGSGKTTTLYAMLRLIASSAPRRSVVTIEDPVESIIADISQSELDPSAGMTLAKALRSAVRQDSEVLLVSEIRDPETAEAALQTSLTGHLVFSSLHATDVAASLRRLVQFGIPAYIVRSGIRAIVTQRLLRRRCSDCAPPNDTPTALTPPDDTAATATSLNAPSKVDAAVCENCLGTGYRGQIAIANCVRFDGNDPVGDALADALTAGSSTRVMRDAAHQAGLIDLHQRANQCVQAGLTDPAEVYRVLGSPAVVR, from the coding sequence ATGATGCCAACCGATTCATTGTCTCCTTTTTCGGTCGATCACTTAGACCCTCGCAGTCCTAACTACGCAATCGACGTGGTCGATAAATTGATCGTGGCGGCGGTCGCTAGCGACGCATCCGACGTCCACATCCAGCCTCGCGCCGAAGGCTGGGATGTGATGTTTCGAATCGATGGAGTGCTGTCCGCGGCTGAACCGATCCGATCGGGAGGCGATAGCGACCCGGTGAAGCGGTTGATGGTGATGGCCGGTCTGCCGACGTATCGCAGTGGTCAACCGATGGAAGGGCGACTGCGTTTAGAATCCACGGCGCCGGACGATCGTGCGTCGATCCGGCTGGGCATCTATCCCACCATCCATGGGCCCCGTGCCACCATTCGGTTGCTACGAAAAAGCAACGCTTATGATCGGTTGCCTTCGTTGGGGTTGGCGGATGATGTTGCCGCGAATCTAACCGATCTATGCCGACAAACCGACGGTGCCATCTTGTTGTCGGGTCCAGCGGGCAGTGGCAAGACGACGACCCTATACGCGATGCTACGTTTGATCGCGTCCAGTGCGCCACGCCGAAGCGTGGTCACGATCGAAGATCCGGTGGAATCGATCATTGCGGACATCAGCCAAAGCGAACTGGATCCTTCGGCCGGCATGACTTTGGCCAAGGCGCTGCGAAGCGCCGTCCGCCAGGACAGCGAGGTGCTGTTGGTCAGCGAGATCCGAGACCCAGAAACTGCCGAAGCGGCTCTGCAGACGTCGCTGACCGGGCATCTGGTTTTTTCGTCGCTGCATGCAACCGACGTGGCTGCATCACTGCGGCGTTTGGTTCAGTTTGGCATCCCGGCGTACATCGTTCGCAGCGGCATCCGCGCCATCGTCACGCAGAGGTTGCTGCGGCGCCGATGCAGTGATTGTGCGCCCCCCAATGACACACCAACCGCACTCACCCCACCGGACGACACGGCTGCGACCGCGACGTCATTGAACGCCCCATCAAAAGTCGACGCTGCGGTCTGCGAAAATTGCCTGGGCACTGGCTACCGCGGCCAGATCGCGATCGCCAACTGCGTACGGTTCGACGGAAACGATCCGGTGGGCGATGCCCTAGCGGACGCATTGACCGCGGGTTCGTCGACGCGGGTGATGCGAGACGCTGCCCACCAGGCTGGATTGATCGATCTGCACCAACGTGCCAATCAATGCGTCCAGGCTGGGTTAACCGATCCCGCGGAAGTCTACCGAGTTCTAGGGTCGCCGGCCGTCGTGCGATGA